From the Vicinamibacteria bacterium genome, the window ACTCCGCCGCCGCTTCCGCTGCAGCGAGTCCGGTCGAGCCGGGTGCCGTGCCTCGGTCATCGAGACTCCTGCCAATCGGCGGGAGCTCGACGATCTCGGAAACCGGAATACCCCAAACCTGAGAGGGGCGAAGGCTCACGACGACTTCCCGGCTCGGCCAGCCGAGAGCTCGCGCTCCCGATTCCGCGTGGAGAGCCAGGGTTCTCAGGAGCGCGGGATAGGACCGGCGGGCCTGCTCCCCGATGAGCCGGCGTGCTTCCGCCGCCGGCCTGGCGCGGCGAAAAAACTCGGAGACGAGCGCTTCCCTCTTTCTTCGAAGCAGCACGATGCCCTTCCGCGTACGGTCGAGCCTCTTCATCGCGCGAAGCAGGTTCATCCGCGTCGGGGAGATCCTCTCCAGGGTTCTCAAGGTGCAGACTCCCTTCTTTTCCAATCTTCCTTACGAAGTCGGAGGAGATCTTCCCTCGGCAA encodes:
- a CDS encoding V-type ATP synthase subunit D; this encodes MRTLERISPTRMNLLRAMKRLDRTRKGIVLLRRKREALVSEFFRRARPAAEARRLIGEQARRSYPALLRTLALHAESGARALGWPSREVVVSLRPSQVWGIPVSEIVELPPIGRSLDDRGTAPGSTGLAAAEAAAEFEKLVSLILSSAPEEMVLRRLGDELARTSRQVNMLEQRLAPAMREQVATIRRVLDERERDEHLRSTFLSERMGRATPRRGREWK